Proteins co-encoded in one Streptococcus ruminicola genomic window:
- a CDS encoding DegV family protein, with the protein MTFKLLTDSTADLDENWATAHDVEILGLTIQLDGEIYETVGPNRLTSEKLLESMKNGGKPTTSQVNVGQFEESFRRHAQNGDEVLYLAFSSVLSGTYQSSMIARDLVLEEFPDATIEIVDTLAAAGGEGYLSVLAAAARDEGKTLEETKAMIIDILPRLRTYFLVDDLYHLMRGGRLSKTSAIMGSLANIKPLLWLDATGKLVPLAKIRGRKKALKEVVAQATESLAHRTAVVAYANDVEGAESLKESLLEHDMIDDVLIMPLGPVISAHVGPGTLAVFTIGKDAR; encoded by the coding sequence AATCCTAGGACTAACCATTCAATTAGACGGGGAAATCTATGAAACGGTTGGTCCAAATCGTTTGACTAGTGAAAAATTGCTAGAAAGTATGAAAAATGGTGGTAAACCTACAACTAGTCAAGTTAATGTGGGACAATTTGAAGAAAGTTTCCGTCGTCATGCACAAAATGGTGATGAGGTGCTTTACCTAGCTTTTTCTTCTGTCTTATCAGGAACTTACCAAAGTTCAATGATTGCGCGTGATCTTGTTTTAGAAGAATTTCCAGATGCGACTATCGAAATCGTTGATACCTTGGCAGCAGCAGGTGGAGAAGGGTATTTATCTGTCCTAGCAGCTGCAGCGCGTGATGAAGGCAAGACACTCGAAGAAACTAAAGCGATGATTATTGATATTTTGCCTCGCTTACGAACATATTTCCTAGTTGATGACCTTTATCATTTGATGCGTGGCGGTCGTTTATCAAAAACATCTGCTATCATGGGAAGTTTAGCTAATATCAAACCTCTTTTGTGGTTGGATGCCACAGGAAAACTTGTTCCACTAGCAAAAATTCGTGGCCGTAAAAAAGCTTTAAAGGAAGTTGTGGCACAGGCAACAGAATCCCTAGCTCACCGAACAGCTGTTGTCGCTTATGCCAATGATGTAGAAGGGGCTGAAAGCTTGAAAGAGTCATTGCTCGAACATGACATGATTGATGATGTTCTTATTATGCCATTAGGTCCAGTTATCTCAGCTCACGTAGGGCCTGGAACGTTAGCTGTCTTTACAATCGGAAAAGACGCACGATAA
- a CDS encoding ABC transporter permease, whose translation MVVAIETVGLCLFFFILCFLGTGTDDKNLKSFSSYPDEVQTLIRNNEDYRAKVKTTNKCVAFLQNFLIFLVILFILGIAIRKPNFLHNFICLSIIGQGLNLFDLLVIDLIWWRRTKRIRFTKIPEKDLYQNPRKHIESFTRAFVMYLLIAVIDGYLLQFL comes from the coding sequence ATGGTTGTAGCTATTGAGACGGTTGGTTTGTGTCTGTTCTTTTTTATCTTGTGCTTTTTAGGGACAGGAACTGATGATAAAAATTTAAAAAGTTTTTCATCGTATCCAGATGAAGTTCAGACTTTGATAAGAAATAATGAGGATTATCGAGCAAAAGTTAAAACAACTAATAAGTGTGTGGCATTCTTGCAAAATTTTTTAATCTTTTTGGTAATATTATTTATTTTGGGAATAGCTATTAGAAAGCCAAACTTTTTACATAATTTCATTTGTTTAAGCATTATAGGACAAGGATTGAATTTGTTTGATTTACTTGTGATTGATTTAATTTGGTGGAGACGTACAAAACGCATTCGTTTTACAAAAATCCCTGAAAAAGACTTATATCAGAATCCTAGAAAACATATAGAATCATTTACAAGAGCTTTTGTGATGTATCTTCTAATTGCCGTAATAGATGGTTATTTGCTGCAATTTTTGTAA
- a CDS encoding helix-turn-helix transcriptional regulator, with translation MNISELRKQYQMSQDDFANIFHVSRQTVSNWENGKSYPDVEMLVKISDYFGISVDQLIKKETIPSVAKNSEKQKKLWPMLAVIATVVCLIGAFFLYNYNAEHSVKFSMKKDKTYGQSATSQKTLEVAKGYFTLPEDEKLNLKVNGMTDDGDLHLSIVDENNKCCYQLDGDELKDSQKLYFKKGSYKVQITADNYHEKVVSLDYDVRVKG, from the coding sequence ATGAATATCAGTGAATTACGAAAACAATATCAGATGAGTCAAGATGATTTTGCCAATATTTTTCATGTATCAAGGCAGACTGTATCAAATTGGGAAAATGGGAAAAGCTATCCAGATGTAGAAATGCTGGTTAAAATTAGTGATTATTTTGGCATCTCTGTTGACCAATTAATTAAAAAAGAAACTATACCAAGTGTAGCAAAAAATTCTGAGAAGCAGAAGAAACTGTGGCCAATGCTTGCTGTGATTGCCACAGTGGTTTGCCTTATCGGAGCATTCTTTTTGTACAACTATAATGCAGAACACTCAGTTAAGTTTTCAATGAAAAAAGATAAGACTTATGGTCAAAGTGCAACTAGCCAAAAAACTTTAGAAGTTGCTAAAGGTTATTTCACATTGCCAGAAGATGAAAAGTTGAATCTTAAAGTAAATGGCATGACAGATGATGGAGATTTACATTTAAGTATTGTTGATGAAAATAACAAGTGTTGCTATCAACTTGATGGCGATGAATTAAAAGATAGCCAAAAACTTTACTTTAAAAAAGGGTCTTATAAAGTTCAAATCACTGCTGACAATTATCACGAGAAGGTTGTTAGTCTGGACTATGATGTTCGTGTTAAGGGGTAG
- a CDS encoding ketopantoate reductase family protein: MTLSYAVLGSGAMGLRFGLLLKEHLKAQVDFIDTWQEQVDTIQKQGGVYQSRDGKNRHLVPIDIYLPENYRGKPDVLIIFDKQMHLQELLERSKHFFNSSQYVFTGMNGMGHIEKINQYFAPEKVLAGTCLIGTVLKAAGDVDFIGRAGAGSINLAAQSGYVDSVQKQIIADFSASNLNPNLTDNFLGTLYTKVVFNSVINTICTLFEIRMGQFIDYQGAEKLGRQLIDEAYEVAELAGIKPLGSREQEWETIRYVSAETSPLHYPSMYQDMSKGRQTEVDYINGYIYELGLANGYQAKTHDFLRHLVHLAENTRKYR; the protein is encoded by the coding sequence ATGACTTTATCGTATGCTGTACTTGGAAGTGGTGCGATGGGACTACGCTTTGGCCTATTGCTGAAGGAACATTTGAAAGCTCAAGTTGATTTTATCGATACTTGGCAAGAACAAGTTGATACAATTCAAAAACAAGGTGGTGTCTACCAGTCACGTGATGGCAAGAATCGTCATTTGGTTCCAATTGATATTTATCTACCAGAAAACTATCGTGGAAAACCAGATGTCTTGATTATTTTTGACAAACAAATGCATCTGCAAGAATTATTGGAGCGAAGCAAACACTTCTTCAATAGTAGCCAGTATGTTTTTACGGGAATGAACGGCATGGGACATATTGAAAAAATTAATCAATATTTCGCACCTGAAAAAGTTTTAGCAGGAACTTGTTTAATTGGGACAGTTTTAAAAGCAGCAGGAGATGTCGATTTTATCGGAAGGGCTGGCGCAGGTTCGATTAATTTAGCTGCACAGTCCGGTTATGTCGATAGCGTTCAAAAGCAGATTATTGCTGATTTTAGTGCATCAAATCTTAATCCAAATCTGACGGATAATTTTTTAGGAACTCTTTATACAAAGGTAGTTTTCAATTCTGTGATTAATACAATTTGTACTCTTTTTGAAATCCGAATGGGTCAATTTATTGATTATCAGGGAGCAGAGAAACTGGGGAGACAACTAATCGATGAAGCGTATGAAGTCGCAGAGTTAGCTGGAATAAAGCCACTTGGCAGTCGTGAGCAAGAATGGGAGACTATTCGATATGTTAGTGCAGAAACGAGTCCACTTCATTACCCATCAATGTATCAAGATATGAGCAAAGGGCGTCAGACAGAAGTAGATTATATTAATGGCTATATTTATGAGTTGGGCTTAGCAAACGGCTACCAAGCCAAGACACATGACTTCTTGCGTCACCTAGTTCATCTAGCTGAAAACACGCGAAAATACCGCTAA
- the rplM gene encoding 50S ribosomal protein L13, translated as MNKTTFMAKPGQVERKWYVVDATDVPLGRLSAVVASVLRGKNKPTFTPHTDTGDFVIVINAEKVKLTGKKATDKIYYTHSMYPGGLKQISAGELRSKNAVRLIEKSVKGMLPHNTLGRAQGMKLKVFVGSEHTHAAQQPEVLDIKGLI; from the coding sequence ATGAACAAAACAACATTCATGGCTAAACCAGGCCAAGTTGAACGTAAATGGTACGTTGTTGACGCAACAGATGTACCTCTTGGACGTCTTTCTGCAGTAGTTGCTAGCGTACTTCGCGGAAAAAACAAACCAACATTCACACCACACACTGATACAGGTGACTTCGTTATCGTTATCAATGCTGAAAAAGTTAAATTAACTGGTAAAAAAGCAACTGATAAAATCTACTACACTCACTCAATGTATCCAGGTGGATTGAAACAAATCTCAGCAGGTGAACTTCGTTCTAAAAATGCTGTTCGCTTGATTGAAAAATCAGTTAAAGGCATGCTTCCACACAACACTCTTGGACGTGCACAAGGCATGAAATTGAAAGTCTTCGTAGGTAGCGAACACACACACGCTGCTCAACAACCAGAAGTACTTGATATTAAAGGACTTATCTAA
- the rpsI gene encoding 30S ribosomal protein S9, producing the protein MAQAQYTGTGRRKNAVARVRLVPGTGKITVNKKDVEEYIPHADLRLVINQPFAVTSTVGSYDVFVNVVGGGYAGQSGAIRHGIARALLQVDPDFRDSLKRAGLLTRDARMVERKKPGLKKARKASQFSKR; encoded by the coding sequence ATGGCACAAGCACAATACACAGGTACTGGTCGTCGTAAAAACGCTGTTGCACGCGTACGTTTGGTCCCAGGTACTGGTAAAATCACAGTTAACAAAAAAGATGTAGAAGAATACATCCCACATGCTGACCTTCGTCTTGTTATTAACCAACCATTCGCAGTTACTTCAACTGTAGGTTCATACGACGTTTTCGTTAACGTTGTAGGTGGTGGTTACGCAGGTCAATCAGGAGCTATCCGTCACGGTATCGCTCGCGCATTGCTTCAAGTAGACCCAGACTTCCGTGATTCATTGAAACGCGCTGGTCTTCTTACACGTGATGCACGTATGGTTGAACGTAAAAAACCAGGTCTTAAAAAAGCTCGTAAAGCTTCACAATTCTCAAAACGTTAA